In Prunus dulcis chromosome 2, ALMONDv2, whole genome shotgun sequence, a single genomic region encodes these proteins:
- the LOC117619929 gene encoding protein REVEILLE 3 isoform X1: protein MVSVNPNPAQGFYLFDPMNMGLPGLNSMPPPTATATTASAATSTTACTASSTPSNTTSLLAEDQSKKIRKPYTITKSRESWTEQEHDKFLEALQLFDRDWKKIEAFVGSKTVIQIRSHAQKYFLKVQKKGTSEHVPPPRPKRKATHPYPQKAPKSAAVVSQVAGQFQSSSALLNGYVYQPDSSFALGTPVTSATLSSWSYNSVPPVNVSKITKDDGRLAGPTVAHNSCYSSNESNPTTWQMSEKVDQADPGQPHRVLPDFAQVYKFIGSVFDPNATSHLERLKELDPINLETVLLLMRNLSLNLTSPEFEDHRKLLSSYDADSEKAKSDSNCNFSCIGKSENAILSA from the exons ATGGTGTCTGTGAACCCAAACCCAGCTCAAGGTTTTTACTTGTTCGATCCCATGAATATGGGCCTTCCGGGTCTCAATTCTATGCCACCGCCGACAGCAACTGCTACTACAGCTTCGGCCGCGACCAGTACGACGGCTTGTACTGCGTCGTCCACGCCTTCCAACACCACGTCGTTGCTGGCAGAGGATCAAAGCAAGAAGATCCGGAAACCGTATACGATTACCAAGTCCAGGGAGAGCTGGACGGAGCAAGAGCACGACAAGTTTCTCGAAGCTCTTCAGCT ATTTGATCGTGACTGGAAGAAGATTGAAGCATTTGTTGGCTCAAAAACGGTTATCCAG ATACGTAGTCATGCACAGAAGTACTTTTTAAAGGTTCAGAAGAAAGGGACAAGTGAACATGTACCTCCACCTCGGCCTAAGAGGAAAGCGACTCATCCATACCCACAAAAGGCTCCAAAAAGTG CTGCAGTTGTATCTCAAGTTGCTGGGCAGTTTCAATCTTCATCTGCTTTGCTCAATGGATACGTTTACCAGCCTGATTCTTCATTTGCGCTTGGAACTCCAGTTACCAGTGCAACTTTATCTTCGTGGAGTTATAATTCTGTGCCTCCAGTCAATGTGTCGAAAATAACTAAAG ACGATGGAAGGTTAGCGGGGCCAACTGTTGCACATAACTCTTGCTACAGTAGTAATGAAAGCAACCCAACAACTTGGCAAATGAGTGAGAAAGTTGATCAAGCAGATCCTGGCCAGCCACATAGAG TTTTGCCAGATTTTGCTCAGGTGTATAAATTTATCGGCAGTGTGTTTGACCCCAATGCGACTAGTCATTTGGAGAGATTGAAAGAATTAGACCCCATAAATTTGGAAACC GTACTTTTGCTGATGCGGAACCTCTCCCTTAATTTGACAAGTCCTGAATTTGAGGATCAT AGAAAACTACTTTCATCATATGATGCCGACTCTGAGAAAGCTAAATCTGATAGCAATTGCAACTTTTCTTGCATTGGTAAATCAGAGAATGCCATCCTATCTGCTTAG
- the LOC117619929 gene encoding protein REVEILLE 3 isoform X2 has translation MVSVNPNPAQGFYLFDPMNMGLPGLNSMPPPTATATTASAATSTTACTASSTPSNTTSLLAEDQSKKIRKPYTITKSRESWTEQEHDKFLEALQLFDRDWKKIEAFVGSKTVIQIRSHAQKYFLKVQKKGTSEHVPPPRPKRKATHPYPQKAPKSVVSQVAGQFQSSSALLNGYVYQPDSSFALGTPVTSATLSSWSYNSVPPVNVSKITKDDGRLAGPTVAHNSCYSSNESNPTTWQMSEKVDQADPGQPHRVLPDFAQVYKFIGSVFDPNATSHLERLKELDPINLETVLLLMRNLSLNLTSPEFEDHRKLLSSYDADSEKAKSDSNCNFSCIGKSENAILSA, from the exons ATGGTGTCTGTGAACCCAAACCCAGCTCAAGGTTTTTACTTGTTCGATCCCATGAATATGGGCCTTCCGGGTCTCAATTCTATGCCACCGCCGACAGCAACTGCTACTACAGCTTCGGCCGCGACCAGTACGACGGCTTGTACTGCGTCGTCCACGCCTTCCAACACCACGTCGTTGCTGGCAGAGGATCAAAGCAAGAAGATCCGGAAACCGTATACGATTACCAAGTCCAGGGAGAGCTGGACGGAGCAAGAGCACGACAAGTTTCTCGAAGCTCTTCAGCT ATTTGATCGTGACTGGAAGAAGATTGAAGCATTTGTTGGCTCAAAAACGGTTATCCAG ATACGTAGTCATGCACAGAAGTACTTTTTAAAGGTTCAGAAGAAAGGGACAAGTGAACATGTACCTCCACCTCGGCCTAAGAGGAAAGCGACTCATCCATACCCACAAAAGGCTCCAAAAAGTG TTGTATCTCAAGTTGCTGGGCAGTTTCAATCTTCATCTGCTTTGCTCAATGGATACGTTTACCAGCCTGATTCTTCATTTGCGCTTGGAACTCCAGTTACCAGTGCAACTTTATCTTCGTGGAGTTATAATTCTGTGCCTCCAGTCAATGTGTCGAAAATAACTAAAG ACGATGGAAGGTTAGCGGGGCCAACTGTTGCACATAACTCTTGCTACAGTAGTAATGAAAGCAACCCAACAACTTGGCAAATGAGTGAGAAAGTTGATCAAGCAGATCCTGGCCAGCCACATAGAG TTTTGCCAGATTTTGCTCAGGTGTATAAATTTATCGGCAGTGTGTTTGACCCCAATGCGACTAGTCATTTGGAGAGATTGAAAGAATTAGACCCCATAAATTTGGAAACC GTACTTTTGCTGATGCGGAACCTCTCCCTTAATTTGACAAGTCCTGAATTTGAGGATCAT AGAAAACTACTTTCATCATATGATGCCGACTCTGAGAAAGCTAAATCTGATAGCAATTGCAACTTTTCTTGCATTGGTAAATCAGAGAATGCCATCCTATCTGCTTAG
- the LOC117620132 gene encoding uncharacterized protein LOC117620132 isoform X3, with the protein MEAGGGDMEDLTGPLRWNDERSLYICSMVVKVETVSYVINSIKLSDLFSSSCSCRFDPDLPTNPNPTATGDPDLPTNPTAIGGDGDRSKCPWCSKCPWCSKSLKAPDEEKEDCSELNHPDDATTRTECAACSKGNSELRYRASLTGEYLPGYMGCGVFGSQIVFGGGAKSRLSTVAERSDRRFGPDASRAIYGFETRDPNPTIKLRGRERMFGKLLGEVPKPLLMEVSGKLYALSGETILCKKKPPYFQVFNPNSKKWSPLPAPSILEPGGSYGDFSCAIVDSFILLSTGTSMVYGFDTSEEEHPKWIEVGTPNFFSDRPLPFKGKALLVMDDNESFMFSYKKRKQRGYAIVVYSVAPDHVSVIKKLPLEQVLAEADKLPADFRRTYSRYDHCFVHIEGLKVCLIMSLYISPGNNAPRRSEKLRIMSLTFEISPPTTTTGRDVKHVHTRFFDCDTRLSRTSHPCDRTLHASVLGAFVLCGIHLLRG; encoded by the exons ATGGAGGCAGGCGGCGGCGACATGGAAGATTTGACGGGACCATTAAGGTGGAATGATGAGAGGtccttatatatatgttccaTGGTTGTGAAGGTTGAGACTGTTTCTTACGTTATTAATTCCATCAAATTGAGCGATTTGTTTTCCTCATCATGCTCCTGCCGCTTTGATCCTGATCTTCCTACTAATCCTAATCCTACTGCTACTGGTGATCCCGACCTTCCAACTAATCCTACTGCTATTG gtggtgatggtgataGAAGCAAATGCCCGTGGTGCTCCAAATGCCCGTGGTGCTCCAAATCCCTCAAAGCCCCCGACGAGGAGAAGGAGGATTGTAGTGAATTAAACCATCCGGATGATGCGACAACCAGAACCGAATGCGCGGCTTGCTCCAAGGGCAATAGTGAATTACGCTATCGGGCTTCTCTCACCGGCGAGTATCTTCCCGGTTATATGGGTTGCGGTGTCTTTGGATCTCAAATTGTTTTCGGCGGAGGTGCGAAATCCCGCCTCTCAACCGTGGCCGAGCGCAGCGATAGGCGATTCGGACCAGATGCGAGTAGAGCTATATATGGATTTGAGACTCGGGATCCGAATCCCACGATCAAACTGAGGGGCCGAGAGCGTATGTTTGGGAAATTGCTTGGAGAAGTCCCTAAACCCCTGCTGATGGAGGTTTCGGGGAAACTCTATGCTCTCTCCGGTGAGACAATCTTATGTAAGAAAAAGCCTCCATATTTTCAGGTTTTCAACCCCAACTCTAAGAAATGGTCTCCCCTTCCCGCACCTTCAATTCTCGAGCCTGGTGGAAGCTATGGAGACTTCTCTTGTGCAATTGTGGATAGTTTTATCCTTCTGTCGACTGGGACCAGTATGGTATATGGCTTTGACACTAGTGAAGAGGAACATCCAAAATGGATAGAAGTCGGGACTCCTAATTTTTTCTCCGATCGTCCTCTTCCTTTTAAAGGAAAAGCTTTGCTCGTGATGGATGACAATGAGTCTTTCATGTTCAGTTATAAGAAGAGGAAACAGCGTGGATATGCCATTGTTGTCTACTCTGTTGCTCCTGATCATGTGTCtgttattaaaaaattgcCACTGGAGCAAGTTCTAGCGGAAGCGGATAAGTTGCCTGCTGATTTTCGTCGTACATATTCAAGATATGACCACTGCTTTGTTCATATAGAAGGTCTGAAAGTCTGCCTAATTATGAGCTTATATATTTCTCCAGGCAACAACGCACCTAGAAGGTCTGAGAAGTTGCGCATTATGTCGTTAACCTTTGAAATCTCACCACCGACCACAACGACGGGAAGGGACGTCAAACATGTTCATACTCGCTTCTTTGACTGCGATACCAGACTGTCTCGCACATCTCACCCGTGTGACCGCACCCTGCATGCAAGTGTGCTTGGTGCTTTTGTTCT gTGTGGTATCCATCTCTTGCGGGGTTGA
- the LOC117620132 gene encoding uncharacterized protein LOC117620132 isoform X2 has translation MEAGGGDMEDLTGPLRWNDERSLYICSMVVKVETVSYVINSIKLSDLFSSSCSCRFDPDLPTNPNPTATGDPDLPTNPTAIGDPDLPTNPTAIGGDGDRSKCPWCSKCPWCSKSLKAPDEEKEDCSELNHPDDATTRTECAACSKGNSELRYRASLTGEYLPGYMGCGVFGSQIVFGGGAKSRLSTVAERSDRRFGPDASRAIYGFETRDPNPTIKLRGRERMFGKLLGEVPKPLLMEVSGKLYALSGETILCKKKPPYFQVFNPNSKKWSPLPAPSILEPGGSYGDFSCAIVDSFILLSTGTSMVYGFDTSEEEHPKWIEVGTPNFFSDRPLPFKGKALLVMDDNESFMFSYKKRKQRGYAIVVYSVAPDHVSVIKKLPLEQVLAEADKLPADFRRTYSRYDHCFVHIEGLKVCLIMSLYISPGNNAPRRSEKLRIMSLTFEISPPTTTTGRDVKHVHTRFFDCDTRLSRTSHPCDRTLHASVLGAFVL, from the exons ATGGAGGCAGGCGGCGGCGACATGGAAGATTTGACGGGACCATTAAGGTGGAATGATGAGAGGtccttatatatatgttccaTGGTTGTGAAGGTTGAGACTGTTTCTTACGTTATTAATTCCATCAAATTGAGCGATTTGTTTTCCTCATCATGCTCCTGCCGCTTTGATCCTGATCTTCCTACTAATCCTAATCCTACTGCTACTGGTGATCCCGACCTTCCAACTAATCCTACTGCTATTGGTGATCCCGACCTTCCTACTAATCCTACTGCTattggtggtgatggtgataGAAGCAAATGCCCGTGGTGCTCCAAATGCCCGTGGTGCTCCAAATCCCTCAAAGCCCCCGACGAGGAGAAGGAGGATTGTAGTGAATTAAACCATCCGGATGATGCGACAACCAGAACCGAATGCGCGGCTTGCTCCAAGGGCAATAGTGAATTACGCTATCGGGCTTCTCTCACCGGCGAGTATCTTCCCGGTTATATGGGTTGCGGTGTCTTTGGATCTCAAATTGTTTTCGGCGGAGGTGCGAAATCCCGCCTCTCAACCGTGGCCGAGCGCAGCGATAGGCGATTCGGACCAGATGCGAGTAGAGCTATATATGGATTTGAGACTCGGGATCCGAATCCCACGATCAAACTGAGGGGCCGAGAGCGTATGTTTGGGAAATTGCTTGGAGAAGTCCCTAAACCCCTGCTGATGGAGGTTTCGGGGAAACTCTATGCTCTCTCCGGTGAGACAATCTTATGTAAGAAAAAGCCTCCATATTTTCAGGTTTTCAACCCCAACTCTAAGAAATGGTCTCCCCTTCCCGCACCTTCAATTCTCGAGCCTGGTGGAAGCTATGGAGACTTCTCTTGTGCAATTGTGGATAGTTTTATCCTTCTGTCGACTGGGACCAGTATGGTATATGGCTTTGACACTAGTGAAGAGGAACATCCAAAATGGATAGAAGTCGGGACTCCTAATTTTTTCTCCGATCGTCCTCTTCCTTTTAAAGGAAAAGCTTTGCTCGTGATGGATGACAATGAGTCTTTCATGTTCAGTTATAAGAAGAGGAAACAGCGTGGATATGCCATTGTTGTCTACTCTGTTGCTCCTGATCATGTGTCtgttattaaaaaattgcCACTGGAGCAAGTTCTAGCGGAAGCGGATAAGTTGCCTGCTGATTTTCGTCGTACATATTCAAGATATGACCACTGCTTTGTTCATATAGAAGGTCTGAAAGTCTGCCTAATTATGAGCTTATATATTTCTCCAGGCAACAACGCACCTAGAAGGTCTGAGAAGTTGCGCATTATGTCGTTAACCTTTGAAATCTCACCACCGACCACAACGACGGGAAGGGACGTCAAACATGTTCATACTCGCTTCTTTGACTGCGATACCAGACTGTCTCGCACATCTCACCCGTGTGACCGCACCCTGCATGCAAGTGTGCTTGGTGCTTTTGTTCT GTAA
- the LOC117620132 gene encoding uncharacterized protein LOC117620132 isoform X1 yields MEAGGGDMEDLTGPLRWNDERSLYICSMVVKVETVSYVINSIKLSDLFSSSCSCRFDPDLPTNPNPTATGDPDLPTNPTAIGDPDLPTNPTAIGGDGDRSKCPWCSKCPWCSKSLKAPDEEKEDCSELNHPDDATTRTECAACSKGNSELRYRASLTGEYLPGYMGCGVFGSQIVFGGGAKSRLSTVAERSDRRFGPDASRAIYGFETRDPNPTIKLRGRERMFGKLLGEVPKPLLMEVSGKLYALSGETILCKKKPPYFQVFNPNSKKWSPLPAPSILEPGGSYGDFSCAIVDSFILLSTGTSMVYGFDTSEEEHPKWIEVGTPNFFSDRPLPFKGKALLVMDDNESFMFSYKKRKQRGYAIVVYSVAPDHVSVIKKLPLEQVLAEADKLPADFRRTYSRYDHCFVHIEGLKVCLIMSLYISPGNNAPRRSEKLRIMSLTFEISPPTTTTGRDVKHVHTRFFDCDTRLSRTSHPCDRTLHASVLGAFVLCGIHLLRG; encoded by the exons ATGGAGGCAGGCGGCGGCGACATGGAAGATTTGACGGGACCATTAAGGTGGAATGATGAGAGGtccttatatatatgttccaTGGTTGTGAAGGTTGAGACTGTTTCTTACGTTATTAATTCCATCAAATTGAGCGATTTGTTTTCCTCATCATGCTCCTGCCGCTTTGATCCTGATCTTCCTACTAATCCTAATCCTACTGCTACTGGTGATCCCGACCTTCCAACTAATCCTACTGCTATTGGTGATCCCGACCTTCCTACTAATCCTACTGCTattggtggtgatggtgataGAAGCAAATGCCCGTGGTGCTCCAAATGCCCGTGGTGCTCCAAATCCCTCAAAGCCCCCGACGAGGAGAAGGAGGATTGTAGTGAATTAAACCATCCGGATGATGCGACAACCAGAACCGAATGCGCGGCTTGCTCCAAGGGCAATAGTGAATTACGCTATCGGGCTTCTCTCACCGGCGAGTATCTTCCCGGTTATATGGGTTGCGGTGTCTTTGGATCTCAAATTGTTTTCGGCGGAGGTGCGAAATCCCGCCTCTCAACCGTGGCCGAGCGCAGCGATAGGCGATTCGGACCAGATGCGAGTAGAGCTATATATGGATTTGAGACTCGGGATCCGAATCCCACGATCAAACTGAGGGGCCGAGAGCGTATGTTTGGGAAATTGCTTGGAGAAGTCCCTAAACCCCTGCTGATGGAGGTTTCGGGGAAACTCTATGCTCTCTCCGGTGAGACAATCTTATGTAAGAAAAAGCCTCCATATTTTCAGGTTTTCAACCCCAACTCTAAGAAATGGTCTCCCCTTCCCGCACCTTCAATTCTCGAGCCTGGTGGAAGCTATGGAGACTTCTCTTGTGCAATTGTGGATAGTTTTATCCTTCTGTCGACTGGGACCAGTATGGTATATGGCTTTGACACTAGTGAAGAGGAACATCCAAAATGGATAGAAGTCGGGACTCCTAATTTTTTCTCCGATCGTCCTCTTCCTTTTAAAGGAAAAGCTTTGCTCGTGATGGATGACAATGAGTCTTTCATGTTCAGTTATAAGAAGAGGAAACAGCGTGGATATGCCATTGTTGTCTACTCTGTTGCTCCTGATCATGTGTCtgttattaaaaaattgcCACTGGAGCAAGTTCTAGCGGAAGCGGATAAGTTGCCTGCTGATTTTCGTCGTACATATTCAAGATATGACCACTGCTTTGTTCATATAGAAGGTCTGAAAGTCTGCCTAATTATGAGCTTATATATTTCTCCAGGCAACAACGCACCTAGAAGGTCTGAGAAGTTGCGCATTATGTCGTTAACCTTTGAAATCTCACCACCGACCACAACGACGGGAAGGGACGTCAAACATGTTCATACTCGCTTCTTTGACTGCGATACCAGACTGTCTCGCACATCTCACCCGTGTGACCGCACCCTGCATGCAAGTGTGCTTGGTGCTTTTGTTCT gTGTGGTATCCATCTCTTGCGGGGTTGA
- the LOC117617651 gene encoding uncharacterized protein LOC117617651, translated as MSLENEDTQSPDQPTETDNEIQKKSKLSYTREFLLSFCELDICKKLPSGFDQSIISEFEDAFKDRQRISSGLSSHSFRRNEYGSSPPTRGDVAGYSRAIPGRWESRSTGRSDKDSDSQSDRDSDSGRHYGKRSWQVPEHDGLLGSGSFPRPAGFTAGISAPKVRPNDTYQLNRTNEPYHPPRPYKAAPHSRREMTDSLNDETFGSSEVTSEDRAEEERKRRASFELMRKEQQKAFQEKQKLKPEKNKGDFDFATLLDDSKDEKRLLHRSSEIEEPLIPPASNNDAEKSTFLLQTPAPRPLVPPGFASTVLERNLGAKSLSHPHEVEVGSSELDENILHAKSKLVLNGTSDKQVEKQSAEQMVLGKQQHGSASTHVSVDSMSEKNPNLSPPQGAYNKIIGIDSQIYDTSNTLQALEASKNSEVIDLNAEKLARNKIVDESNEGHSTSILEKLFSSAGALNGVGSSKISEHHDSKADETWSPDTVQSSKFAHWFREEEKKSGDDLSSGRRNDLLSLIVGGEKGGPHISDGVHDHSLPTFSSQNSEPADRLMTSDLVSPTVGNTKEPFKKNKPEAVSAVLTCEDLEQSILSEISESGPNLQAPVQRWALPGKKPEQLKANVDNHASQHLLSLLQKGTGLKDMEPSPNQETTFFEKLHDIERTTIGSAVHSSKEDNAENASDSGKSLTLETLFGTAFMKELQSVGAPVSVKRGPIGSARVDVVEPQGLPFPVIDNSLLPSATEIGPNTTSHSSNDLTAHRRKQTKSDKIEERLLGFDNPQIELGSSQVGTDLGSKIGVFDGPADFRLPEEDSLITVSEPLNIQNFMSSGNLVKNKLFSSPNTQVDIAEKLAAMNSAFKDERSIMVSQEGPPFLRGPYDMREPDLPYQNLHVQPSSQQLHHPQLNHGGSLFHQLDSHPANINSQMNFMAPEGIIRSDPPPNHQFHANMVRPPFHHANAGQSGFDARAHHPMLQQMHLPGNFPPHLLQGLSNAQPLPPHPNRGAPLPAHPSSQVNSFMQEMNPMPGFPYGPRQPNFGGHGMPSPAPDVSGGSNHPEVLQRLMEMDLRSNSKQIRPFAAGGHTQGMYGHELDMGFGYR; from the exons GTTCGACCAGTCAATTATAAG TGAGTTCGAGGATGCTTTCAAAGATCGGCAAAGGATATCTAGTGGTTTGTCATCACATAGTTTCAGGCGAAATGAGTATGGGTCGTCCCCACCCACGAGAGGGGATGTAGCTGGTTATTCGCGGGCAATCCCTGGAAGGTGGGAAAGTCGTTCAACTGGACGGAGTGATAAAGATAGTGACTCGCAATCTGATAGGGATTCAG ATTCTGGAAGGCATTATGGGAAGCGGTCTTGGCAGGTTCCTGAGCATGATGGACTACTCGGAAGTGGTTCCTTTCCAAGACCTGCTGGGTTTACTGCAGGGATATCAGCACCAAAAGTTCGACCTAATGATACGTACCAGCTCAATAGAACCAACGAGCCATATCACCCTCCCCGCCCGTACAAG GCAGCACCTCACTCACGGAGGGAGATGACTGACTCATTGAATGATGAAACATTTGGTTCGTCTGAGGTTACAAGTGAGGATAGAGcagaagaggaaagaaagagaagag CTTCGTTTGAATTGATGAGAAAAGAACAGCAGAAAGCATTTCAAGAAAAGCAGAAGCTGAAGCCAGAGAAGAACAAAGGTGATTTTGACTTTGCCACACTGTTGGATGATTCCAAAGATGAGAAGAGACTTTTGCATAGAAGCAGTGAAATAGAGGAGCCTCTTATACCACCAGCTTCAAATAATGATGCTGAAAAGTCTACTTTTCTCTTGCAAACTCCTGCACCCAGACCTCTTGTACCCCCAGGTTTTGCAAGCACAGTCTTGGAAAGAAATCTTGGAGCAAAGTCCTTGAGCCATCCCCATGAAGTGGAG GTTGGGAGTTCTGAACttgatgaaaatattttgCATGCCAAAAGTAAACTTGTTTTAAATGGGACTTCTGATAAACAAGTGGAGAAACAATCAGCTGAACAAATGGTGTTGGGCAAGCAGCAACATGGAAGTGCAAGTACTCATGTCTCGGTTGATAGCATGAGTGAGAAGAATCCAAATTTGTCACCACCCCAAGGTGCCTATAATAAGATCATTGGCATTGATAGTCAAATATACGATACATCGAATACATTGCAAGCTTTAGAAGCCTCCAAAAATAGTGAAGTGATTGATCTCAATGCTGAAAAGCTGGCCAGGAATAAGATTGTTGATGAATCCAATGAAGGTCATTCTACATCAATACTGGAAAAGCTCTTTAGCAGTGCTGGAGCATTAAATGGTGTTGGTTCCTCTAAGATAAGTGAG CATCATGATAGTAAAGCAGATGAGACATGGAGCCCTGACACTGTCCAGTCTTCCAAGTTTGCTCATTGGTTTCGCGAAGAAG AAAAGAAATCTGGTGATGATCTCTCATCTGGAAGGCGAAATGACTTACTTTCATTGATCGTTGGTGGTGAAAAAGGTGGACCCCACATTTCTGATGGGGTACATGATCACAGTCTTCCTACTTTTTCTTCCCAAAACTCTGAACCGGCAGACAGGCTTATGACATCAGATTTAGTATCTCCAACAGTTGGTAACACCAAGGaaccatttaaaaaaaataaaccagaGGCAGTTTCGGCAGTCCTTACTTGTGAAGACCTTGAACAATCGATTCTGTCTGAAATTAGTGAAAGTGGTCCAAACTTGCAGGCCCCTGTTCAAAGGTGGGCTTTACCTGGTAAAAAGCCCGAGCAGCTGAAAGCTAATGTCGATAATCATGCATCCCAGCACTTGCTTTCACTGTTGCAGAAGGGAACAGGCTTGAAAGATATGGAACCATCTCCTAATCAAGAAACAacattttttgaaaaattacaTGACATTGAAAGAACAACTATTGGCAGTGCAGTTCACAGTTCAAAAGAGGACAATGCTGAAAATGCTTCTGATTCAGGGAAGAGTCTTACTCTTGAAACACTCTTTGGAACTGCTTTTATGAAAGAGTTACAATCAGTTGGAGCTCCGGTTTCTGTTAAAAGGGGCCCAATTGGGTCTGCAAGGGTAGATGTTGTGGAGCCTCAGGGGTTACCTTTTCCCGTGATAGATAACAGTCTTCTTCCATCTGCAACTGAAATTGGACCGAACACAACTAGCCATAGTAGTAATGACTTGACAGCACATAGAAGGAAgcaaacaaaatcagataagaTTGAAGAGCGGTTGCTAGGCTTTGACAATCCTCAAATTGAACTAGGTTCATCACAGGTTGGAACGGACTTGGGGTCTAAGATTGGTGTCTTTGATGGGCCTGCTGATTTTCGACTTCCTGAAGAGGATAGCTTGATTACAGTCAGTGAACCATTGAACATCCAAAATTTTATGTCTTCTGGGAATCTAGTGAAAAACAAATTGTTCTCCTCCCCAAACACACAAGTTGACATTGCTGAAAAATTGGCAGCTATGAATTCGGCCTTTAAAGATGAAAGGAGTATCATGGTAAGCCAAGAAGGTCCGCCTTTTCTTCGTGGTCCTTATGATATGAGAGAGCCTGATCTCCCATATCAGAACCTTCATGTTCAGCCATCTTCTCAACAGCTCCATCATCCTCAGTTGAATCATGGGGGGTCCTTGTTCCATCAATTAGATTCTCATCCCGCTAATATCAATTCTCAGATGAATTTTATGGCGCCAGAGGGCATTATCCGAAGTGATCCTCCACCAAACCATCAATTTCATGCAAATATGGTTCGTCCACCTTTTCATCATGCAAACGCCGGGCAATCTGGGTTTGATGCTCGTGCCCATCACCCTATGTTGCAACAGATGCACCTACCAGGCAACTTTCCTCCTCACCTGCTACAAGGATTATCCAATGCTCAACCCCTGCCTCCTCATCCCAACCGGGGTGCACCTCTTCCTGCTCATCCAAGCAGTCAGGTGAATAGTTTTATGCAAGAAATGAACCCAATGCCAGGTTTTCCTTATGGTCCCCGGCAGCCCAACTTTGGTGGTCATGGAATGCCGTCGCCCG CTCCTGATGTTTCTGGTGGAAGCAACCATCCAGAGGTACTCCAAAGGCTCATGGAGATGGACTTAAGGTCAAATTCGAAACAGATTCGCCCATTTGCTGCTGGTGGACATACCCAAGGGATGTACGGACATGAACTTGACATGGGTTTCGGGTATAGGTAG